The DNA region GGCCAGGTGCCGGGCTACAACGGCCTTCGGCAACTGGCGGGCGAGGGCGGCGGCTTTCCCTTGCAGGTGGTGGCCGAGCCCGGCCCGGCGGCATCGGTGGCGGCGCTCTTCGAGGCGTGGGCCGGTGCGCCCCACCCGATCCCCGGCGGGGTCCACCTGGGCGGCCTGCTGCAATGCCTGGAGTCGGGTCGCTGGCGCCTGAGCCTGGGCGTGGCGCGCTTCATCGTCGATGCCCGCAGCATGGGGCTGCTCTGCGAGGCGCTGTTCGATGCCTATGCGGGCCATGGACAGGGCGCAGGCGATGACGACGCGGCGGCCAGCTTCGAGCAGTACCTGGAATGGCACGCGGAGGTGGCGGTGGACGAAGACGCCGCCGAGGGCAAGCGCTACTGGGCGGAGCACCTGGGCGCGGGCGGTGCGTCCCCCGACCTGCCCTACCGCCGCAGCGGGCGCGTCGCGACCGGCCGTGGGGAGGTGCTTGAGCAGCGGCTGGACCCGGCGCTGGTGGCCGGCCTCGAACGTCTGGCGCGGGCCGATGGGCTGCCGCTCGAGCGGGCCCTGCAAGCCGGGTGGTGGGCACTGCTGGCCCGCATCAGTGGCCGCTCGACCCTGCTCGCGGCGTGGCGGCACGATGCCCGCAGCACCTATGAATTCTTCGCCGGGGCACCCGGCGTGCTGGAAAGGACCCTGCCGCTGTGCCAGGCGTTCGAGGGCGATGGGCGCCTGCGTGCGGCCTGCACCGCGCTGGCCTCGCGCCTGGAGCAACACGAAACCTGGCAGGAATACTGGATCGCCGGCAGCGGGCCTGCCGCCCCCACGCTGGCCTGCGGGTTCACCAGCCGACCGGCGCTGCCCGGGCGCGAGATCGCCGGCTGCACCTGGCAGGCGCGGGCGCTGCCCGAACAGGCGGGGGAGTTCGACCTGCTGCTGCAGGTGCTGAGCGAGGAGGGCGTGCCGGCGACGCTGGCGCTGGAGTACCGCGCGGACCTCTACGGCCAGGCCGCCATGCGGGGGTTGCTGGAGCAATACCTGGGCCTGCTGCAGGCGATGCTGGAGGGCGACCCCCAGCTGTGCGAACTGCCGCCGCCGGGTGAGTCGGAGCGCGCACGCCTGCTGGCGCTCAACCCGGCACCCCGCGATCTCGGGCAGGCCGAGGGGCTGCTGCCGCAACGCATCGCCCGCTGGGCCGAGCGGACGCCGGACGGCATCGCCATCGCCTGTGGCGAGGAGGCCCTGACCTGGCGCGAACTGGACGCCCAGGTGCGCCAGCTGAGCGCCAGGCTGCACCGCAGCGGTGTCGGCGCGGGCGATCTCGTCGGCCTGGCGCTGCCACGCTCGATCGCCTGGGTGGTCTCCCTGCTGGCCGCCTGGAGGCTCGGTGCCGCCTATGTGCCGCTGGACCCGCTGTGGCCCCCGGCGCGCCAGGCGCAGGTGCTGGAACAGGCCGGGGCGCGCCGTGTCCTGGTGGCGACCGAGGTGGCCGATGTCGCCGGCGTGAAGGCCTTGCAGGTCCCGGGCGGGCCCGACGAGGCCGCGGGGGATGCGCCCCCGGCGCATGCCACGACGGGGGCGGAGGTGGCCTATGTGCTCTTCACCTCCGGCAGCACCGGCCTGCCCAAGGGCGTGGTGATCGAGCACCGCCACCTCTTCAACTACACCGCCGCCGCCAGCGAGGCACTGGGGCTGGAAGACTGCCGCCAGGTGGCCTTTTCCTCCAGCGTCTCGGCCGACCTGGGCAATACCGCGCTGTTCGGGGCGCTTTACAACGGCGCGACCCTGCATGTGGCGGATGACCCGACCATGCAGAGCCCCGCGGCCTTCGCCCACTACCTGGAGGCGAACCGGATCGACTGCCTGAAGATGGTGCCCTCGCACCTGGCCGCCTTGCTGGAGGCCGAGCGGCCGACTCTCCCCCGCACCCTCGTCCTGGGCGGGGAAGCCTTGCCGCCTGCGCTGGCGGAGCGGGTGCTGCGCATCCGTCCCGACTGCCGGCTGTTCAACCACTACGGGCCGACCGAGACGACGGTGGGGGTGCTGGTCCATCCCGTGGTTGAGGCCGACCTGGGCGAGCTGGGCATCCCGCTGACCCGGGTGCTGGCGAACAACCGCGTGCATGTGCTGGACGAGCAGCGCCGGCCGGTGCCGGTGGGCGTGCTCGGCGAGCTGTACATCGGCGGGCAGCAGGTCAGCCGTGGCTACCTGGCTGCCAGCGCCGAGCAGCGCGAGGCCTTCGTCGCCGATCCCTTCGACCCGGGGCAGGTGCTCTACCGCAGCGGCGACCTGGCGCGCTACCGGCCCGAGGGCGGCATCCAGCTGTACGGGCGCAAGGACCAGCAGGTGAAGATCCGTGGCCATCGGGTGGAGCCGGCCGAGACCGAGCAGGCGTTGTTGCTGCTGCCCGCGGTCACCGAGGCGGCGGTGGTGGTCCGGCACCTGGGCGAGGGGGCTGAACTGGTGGCCTTCGTCGTCGTGCAGGGGACGTTGCCGGAGGACCCGGCCAGCGAGCTGCGTGGCGCCCTGCGCGCCTACCTGCCCGAATCGATGCTGCCGGCACAGGTGCAGGTACTGGCGGACATGCCGCGCCTGGCCAATGGCAAGATCGACCGCCAGGCCCTGCAGGGCCGCGAGCTGCAAGCGGTGCAGCGTGACTTCGTGGCCCCCCGGGACGCCCTGGAAGAACTGCTCTCCACGCGCATGGCGCAACTGCTCGGGCTGGAGCGCCTGAGCATGGACCAGGACTTCTTCGCCGCCGGCGGGCATTCCCTGCTGGTGATCAAGCTGGTGGCCGGCATCCGCAAGCTGCTGCAATGCGAGGCCAACCCGGGCATCGTCTTCGACCACCCGACGCCGGCTGCCCTGGCGCAGGCCCTGCGGGCACTGGAAACGGTGCCGGGGCAACTGCTCAAGCTGGCCCAGGCGCGCCTGCGGCTCGATGCCCTCAGCCCCGAGGAACGGGCGGTGCTGCTGGAAAAGGCGCGTCAGCTGCAAGCCACCTGAAGCGCCCACGACGACGCCCGGCCCCAGGGCCGGGCGTTGTGCATCCAGGCGCTTTCGCAGGATGTCGGGCGGCGTTGCGCGAGCGCAGCGAACCCCATCACGCGGCGCTGAGAGAAGGGCCTGGCCATCCAGGCATGGAACGCACTTCGGGCTGTCGAAAGGCGGCCTTTGACTGATTCGATGTACCCGGGTTCACCGTTCGATTAAATTTTTTTTATCGCTATCCGTCCTGTAAGTGCCCTCATCCATAACCGCATTCCCAAGGGCGCAGTCGGCAGGGCACATCCGAACATCGGCGCTTCACCCGCGAAGTGGCGCCGCACTCTCACGACAGGACGGTAAAGCATGCAGAAGTACGATGTTGAACGGCGTTCATGGAGATTGCCCTATGCCTCGCGGCGGCCATTGAGCGCGCTGTTCTCGGCGATGGTGCTGGGGGCGGTCCTGGGCGGGCCGGTGAGTGCAGCCCCGAAACAGCTGGATATCCCCGCGCAGGCCCTCGACCGGGCGCTGACCGCCCTGAGCGAGCAGACCGGCGTGCAGATCCTCTACAGCGCCGATCTGGTCAGGGGCAAGCTGTCGACCGCCGTGAGCGGCAACATGGAGGTGGAAGCCGCCCTGGAAACCCTGCTCAGGGGCGCCGGCGTCACCTACCGCATCGAGAACAACACGGTCCTCCTCACCGGCGGCGCGACGGAAAGCAGCGTCCTCGACCTGGGCACCACCTTCGTCTCCGGACAGGGCATGGGCGAGGCCACCGAGAATTCCGGCTCCTACACCACGGGGCTGACCAGCGTGGGCTCCAAGACGCCCACCAGCCTCAAGGAAACCCCGCAGTCGGTGTCGGTGATCAGCAGCCAGCTGATCGAGGACCGGCGCATGACCACGCTGTCCGACGCGATGAAGATGACGCCGGGCATCACCGTCAAGAACGGCACCTACCGCCTGCCCAAGCTGGCCTCCCGTGGCTTCGGCATCGACAACGTGCAGATCGATGGCGCGGCGCCGATGGACGTCGGCTCCGGCGTGGGCACCTTCTACGGCAACAAGCTGTACAACCTGGCCGAGTACGACCACATCGAGGTCCTGCGCGGCTCCTCCGGCCTGCTGGGCGGCACCGGTGACCCGGGCGGCATCATCAACCTGGTGCGCAAGCGCCCGCTGGACCAGTACCAGCTGAAGTTCAACGCCTCCGCCGGCAGCTGGGACAACTACCGCACCGAGGCCGACATCACCGGCCCGCTGGGCTTCGACGGCAAGCTGCGCGGCCGCGCCGTGGTGTCCTACGAGGACCGCCAGTACTTCATGGACAACCGCAGCACCGAAGAGCCCTTCTTTTACGGCGTGCTGGAGGCCGATCTCACCCCGGACACCATGGTGACCGTCGGCGCCAGCTACGCCCGCACCCACGAGAACGGCACCGGCGACGGCCTGCCGCGCTACTCCCGTGGCGGCGACCTGCACCTGCCGCGCCACACCTGGTACACCACCGGCCAGGCCTACATGGACGGCCACGACGAGGAAGTCTTCTTCAAGATCGACCACTACCTGTCGGAATTCTGGAAGCTCAACACCAGCTACACCTACACCTACAACAAGTCCGACACCGAAGGCATCATCCCCTACGGCTCGGTGGACGAGACCACCAATATCGGCCCCTACTGGTGGGGCAGCTACGTGTCGTCCTGGAGCAAGCAGTCGGTCTTCGACGTGAACCTCAGCGGCACGTTCGACGCCTTCGGTCGCCAGCACGAACTGCTGGTCGGTGCCGACTACCAGAAGGTCACCAGCCGCTGGCGCGCCGCCGACGGCATGCTCGGCAAGGGGGGCTACATCGACCTGTGGAACCCCGGCGCGTCGCCGCTGCCCACCAACGCCACCGACCACGACTACTGGCGCGACTACAGCCCCAACACCCGCGAGCAGTACGGCGTCTATTCGACCGTGCGCCTGCAGCTGACCGACCCGCTGAAGCTGGTGCTCGGTGCCCGCGCGCAGCGCTACAAGTACGAGCAGGACTACCGGATCAAGAGCGCTGGGGTCTGGGAGTACCAGCCTCCGACCCGCTACCGCGAGCCGACCAAGCTGGTGCCCTTCGGTGGCCTGATCTACGCGCTGGATGACGAGTGGTCCACCTACGTCAGCTATGCCGAGATCTTCAAGCCCCAGGCACAGAAGCGCATAGGACCGGTCGGCAATCCCGACGTCGTGGAGCCCATGACCGGCAAGACCTATGAAATGGGCCTGAAGGGCGAACTCTTCGACGGTCGCCTGAACCTCTCCGGCGCGCTGTTCTACACCAAGCGCCTGAACGAGGCGATGACCGACCCCGCCTATCGTCGTCCGCCGGACAGCTACAGCGGCAGCTGCTGCTTCATCGGCCAGGGCAAGATCATCAGCAAGGGCATCGACCTGGAAGCCGCCGGCGAGATCACCCCCGGCTGGGAAGTGATCGCGGGCTATACCCTCAACCTCACCGACAACCAGACCGAAAAAAGCGACTACACCAGCATCACCCCGCGCCACCTGGCCAAGCTCTGGACCGTCTACACCCTGCCGGGCCAGCTCGAGAAATGGCGCGTGGGCGGCGGCGTGGAAGTGCAGAGCGCCAACTACGTGTCCGGCATGGCCTATGACTTCGACTCCATCGGCAATCCAATCAACGAGACGCCCTACGACTTCACCCAGGGCGGCTACGCCGTGTACGGCGCGATGGTCGAGTACAAGGTGGACGACAACTGGACGGTGGCCGTCAACGGCAACAACCTGTTCGACCGTCGCTACTACGAGACCGTGGGAACCTCCGAATACGGCAACTACTACGGTGCTCCGCGCAACTTCATGCTGACCCTGCGCGGCGAGTTCTTCTGATCCAGGCCCCACAGGGCTACGCGACACCAGGCTCCAGCGATCCCGGACGATCATGAAACCAAGAGGCCCATGCACAAGCATGGGCCTTTTGCATTGCCGCGCCGTTTCAACGACGCGCGTGCTACGGACGTGCTTTCGTAGGATGGCGTAGAGCGAAGCGAAACCCATGCTGTGGACGTTCCAGGCGTCCACTGCCTTGCCTGAAGCACCGAGCGGCGGTGCGTGCGGCACACCCAGCAGGTGCCCAGCCTTCGGCACCGCAGCCCGGGCTACCGACGGGTCATTCCAGATGCTCGGGGTTCACCGGGTCGCCGGATTTCATGTTCAGTTGCGCGCGCACGTCCTCGAACATGGCGTCGTAGTGCTTGTGCATGGAGCCGATGCCGCTCAGGGCCTTGGGAATGCCGTACTTCTCGGCGATCTTGGTCACGTTGCTGGCGAAGTTGTAGGCCAGGTCCTTGGGCAGGAAGAAGGTCTCCTTCAGGTCCTTGCCCATGATGCTGCCGTGCAGGGTGAAGAGCATGCCCTTGCCTTCCTTCGGGTCCTGGGAGACTTCGTAGTCGATGCACAGGTTGTAGCTGACGTCGTGCTCGTTCAGCGCGTGACGCTCGATGTGCAGGTGGCCGGGTTCGAATGTCGCCATGACGTTTCTCCTTCCTCAATCGCATGGAATCGCTGAGCCAGCGCCAAGAATAGAACAGACTCGCCAGGGCCTGGAACCGGCTTCTGCCTGCCCTGGCCAGGGCCTTCTACGGGCACTGCCCCTGGTCGCTGCCGGCCGTCCGGACGATGGCCTCGGCCAGGCGCTCGATGTTCTTCTGGTGGGCCATGACGAGGGCGTCGATGCTGGGGCCGGCGGGTGTCTGCAGGGTGCTGCGGCAGCTCAACAGGGCCTTGTCGCCGGCGTCGGTGGGGCGTAGCCGCCAGCGCACGTCGAGCAGCGCGTAGCGGCCGGGCACGGAGTCGAAGCGCTGCACGTCCAGGCGCACCGAGGCCCGGCGCGGCAGGCTGCTTTTGGCGAGCTGGTTCTCCAGGGCGCTGCTCAGCTCGTCCACCAGGCTCGCCCCCCACCATTCGGTCTCCAGGATCACCAGGCCACTGTCGCCCTGGCGGATGACGATCTGCGGGCGGTCCACCTGCGGTGGCACGCTGATGCCTTCGATCTGGATGTCCGCCCCTGCCGGCCGGCCATCGCCGGCCTGGAGCGGTGTCAGGGTGTGGAAGTTGATCGGGTCGCTGCGGCAGGCGGCGAGCAGCAGCAGGGCGGCGCTGAGCACGAGCTTGATCGGGTCGGTCATGAAGGTCGCTCCTGTGTTCATTGGCCCGGCGGTGCCAACAGGCCACCGGGGGTGGCGTTCTCGGGCCGTCCGCGGATCAGCGATTCCGGGTGCCGTCCCAGGTAGTCGGAGAGTTCGCGCAGCGAGCGCGACATGCGCTCCAGCTCGTCGAGGGTCTGCGTCAGTTGCTCGCGCTGCGGCGAGTCCTCGGCGAGCGTGGAGCTGGCCGACTGCAGCGTCTTGCTGACGTCTTCGAGGGTGGTCTGCACGCCGGGCAGCGTCTTGCCGTTGAACTGCGAGAGCACCTTGCGCAGTTCCACCAGATTGTTGTCGAGGTTGTTGGCGATCCGGTCCACCGGCAGCTTGCTGAGTTTGTCGACCACGGCCTGCAACTGCTCCTGCACCTTCTCGAAGCTGCCGGGGATGGTGGGGATGCTCACGGGGCGGGCGCTGGGGTCGAAGGCCACCTTCGGGGCCTTGGGATAGAAGTCGAGGGAGATGTACAGCTGCCCGGTCAGCAGGTTGCCGGTGCGGGCCTGGGCGCGTAGCCCCTTGTCGATGAAGGTGCCCATGAGGCGGGCGCCGCCGGCCTCGTCGCTGGGGTCGTGCTGCATCGCCTGGAGCAGCTTGATGTGCGCCTGGCCGAGCAACTGCGGGTAGATGACGATGCCGACATCCACCGGGAAGCTGTGCTTCTGCGCGTCGTAGTCCAGGTTGACCGTGACCACCTTGCCGATCTCGACGCCGAGGAATTCCACCGGGGCGCCCACCTTCAGGCCACGCAGGGACTGGTCGAAGCGCAGGCGCAGGTACTGCGCCTTGCCGCTGGGCGGGGCGAGGGCGGTCTGCTGGTCGTCGAACAGTTCGTAGGCCCTGTTCTCGGCAGCGGGCTGGTCGTTGGGGCTGTATTCGGGGGCGCGGAAGGCGATGCCGCCGACCAGCAGCGACGACAGCGATTCGGTCTTCACCGCGACGCCGTTGGCGCCGAGGTTCACGTCGATGCCGCTGGCGTTCCAGAAGCGCGTGTTCTCGGTGACGAACCGGTCGTTGGGCGCATGCACGAACACTTCGATGCTCACTCCCTTGCCGTCTTCGTCGAGGTTGTACGCCACCACCTGGCCGACGGGGATCTTGCGGAAGTACAGGGGCGAGCCGATGTCCAGCGAGCCCAGGTCCGGGGCGTGCAGGGTGAAGCGCCGGCCGGGTTCGCCATAGGTGATCGGCGGCGGGTTCTCCAGGCCGATGAAGGATTTGGCGCGGCGGGTGGCCTGGCCGGTGTCGGCGCCGATGTAGTCGCCGGAGAGCAGGGTGTCGATGCCCGAAACGCCGCCCGCGCCGATGCGTGGCCGCACCACCCAGAACTGCGAGTCCTCGCGGGTGAAGCTTTCCGCTTCCTTGGCCAGTTCGAGGGTGGCGTCGACGCTTTTCTGGTCCTTGCTCAGTGCCACTTCGGAGACGTGGCCGATCACCACGTTGCGGTACTTGACCTCGGTCTTGTTGGCCGTGAGGCCGCTTCCGGTCTTGAAGGTGACGGTGATGGTCGGCCCGCGCTGCATCCAGCTGTGCACCACCAGCGACAGGCCCACCAGCACCGCGACCATGGGCACGATCCAGACCAGTGAAACACTGAAGCGGCGGGTCTTCACCAGGGGCCGGCCGGGGCCTGCATCACGGGTTTCCGCGCTCATCCCTGACCTCCTCGTCATCGGGCGTATCCCAGATCAGCCGGGGGTCGAAGCTCATCGCGGCGAGCATCGTGAACACCACCACCAGGCCGAAGAAAAGAATCCCCGCGCGCGGTTCGATCTCGCCCAGGGACTGGAACTTCACCAGCGCCGCCACCAGGGCGACCACGATCACGTCGAGCATCGACCAGTAGCCGATCAGCTCGACGAAGCGGTACAGGCCGGAGCGCTCGCGGCGCGCCCAGGTGGAGCGGCGCTGGACGGTGACCAGCAGCAGCGTGAGCACCACGAACTTGAGCCCCGGCACCGCGATGCTGGCGATGAAGATGATCAGGGCGATGTCCCAGGCGCCGTGCTGCCAGAACTCCAGCACCCCGCTCATGATGGTGCTGTCGGCGCCGTTGCCGAACAGGCTGGTGTTCATCACCGGCAGCAGGTTGGCGGGGACGTAGAACACCAGCGAGGCG from Pseudomonas tohonis includes:
- a CDS encoding non-ribosomal peptide synthetase, which translates into the protein MSMDAVNSGFPLLPEQQRLLDKAGPQGTWAEVAHLVQVEIAGELDLARLRSALDALVQRFPVLATRIGQVPGYNGLRQLAGEGGGFPLQVVAEPGPAASVAALFEAWAGAPHPIPGGVHLGGLLQCLESGRWRLSLGVARFIVDARSMGLLCEALFDAYAGHGQGAGDDDAAASFEQYLEWHAEVAVDEDAAEGKRYWAEHLGAGGASPDLPYRRSGRVATGRGEVLEQRLDPALVAGLERLARADGLPLERALQAGWWALLARISGRSTLLAAWRHDARSTYEFFAGAPGVLERTLPLCQAFEGDGRLRAACTALASRLEQHETWQEYWIAGSGPAAPTLACGFTSRPALPGREIAGCTWQARALPEQAGEFDLLLQVLSEEGVPATLALEYRADLYGQAAMRGLLEQYLGLLQAMLEGDPQLCELPPPGESERARLLALNPAPRDLGQAEGLLPQRIARWAERTPDGIAIACGEEALTWRELDAQVRQLSARLHRSGVGAGDLVGLALPRSIAWVVSLLAAWRLGAAYVPLDPLWPPARQAQVLEQAGARRVLVATEVADVAGVKALQVPGGPDEAAGDAPPAHATTGAEVAYVLFTSGSTGLPKGVVIEHRHLFNYTAAASEALGLEDCRQVAFSSSVSADLGNTALFGALYNGATLHVADDPTMQSPAAFAHYLEANRIDCLKMVPSHLAALLEAERPTLPRTLVLGGEALPPALAERVLRIRPDCRLFNHYGPTETTVGVLVHPVVEADLGELGIPLTRVLANNRVHVLDEQRRPVPVGVLGELYIGGQQVSRGYLAASAEQREAFVADPFDPGQVLYRSGDLARYRPEGGIQLYGRKDQQVKIRGHRVEPAETEQALLLLPAVTEAAVVVRHLGEGAELVAFVVVQGTLPEDPASELRGALRAYLPESMLPAQVQVLADMPRLANGKIDRQALQGRELQAVQRDFVAPRDALEELLSTRMAQLLGLERLSMDQDFFAAGGHSLLVIKLVAGIRKLLQCEANPGIVFDHPTPAALAQALRALETVPGQLLKLAQARLRLDALSPEERAVLLEKARQLQAT
- a CDS encoding TonB-dependent siderophore receptor, whose product is MQKYDVERRSWRLPYASRRPLSALFSAMVLGAVLGGPVSAAPKQLDIPAQALDRALTALSEQTGVQILYSADLVRGKLSTAVSGNMEVEAALETLLRGAGVTYRIENNTVLLTGGATESSVLDLGTTFVSGQGMGEATENSGSYTTGLTSVGSKTPTSLKETPQSVSVISSQLIEDRRMTTLSDAMKMTPGITVKNGTYRLPKLASRGFGIDNVQIDGAAPMDVGSGVGTFYGNKLYNLAEYDHIEVLRGSSGLLGGTGDPGGIINLVRKRPLDQYQLKFNASAGSWDNYRTEADITGPLGFDGKLRGRAVVSYEDRQYFMDNRSTEEPFFYGVLEADLTPDTMVTVGASYARTHENGTGDGLPRYSRGGDLHLPRHTWYTTGQAYMDGHDEEVFFKIDHYLSEFWKLNTSYTYTYNKSDTEGIIPYGSVDETTNIGPYWWGSYVSSWSKQSVFDVNLSGTFDAFGRQHELLVGADYQKVTSRWRAADGMLGKGGYIDLWNPGASPLPTNATDHDYWRDYSPNTREQYGVYSTVRLQLTDPLKLVLGARAQRYKYEQDYRIKSAGVWEYQPPTRYREPTKLVPFGGLIYALDDEWSTYVSYAEIFKPQAQKRIGPVGNPDVVEPMTGKTYEMGLKGELFDGRLNLSGALFYTKRLNEAMTDPAYRRPPDSYSGSCCFIGQGKIISKGIDLEAAGEITPGWEVIAGYTLNLTDNQTEKSDYTSITPRHLAKLWTVYTLPGQLEKWRVGGGVEVQSANYVSGMAYDFDSIGNPINETPYDFTQGGYAVYGAMVEYKVDDNWTVAVNGNNLFDRRYYETVGTSEYGNYYGAPRNFMLTLRGEFF
- a CDS encoding DUF5064 family protein, coding for MATFEPGHLHIERHALNEHDVSYNLCIDYEVSQDPKEGKGMLFTLHGSIMGKDLKETFFLPKDLAYNFASNVTKIAEKYGIPKALSGIGSMHKHYDAMFEDVRAQLNMKSGDPVNPEHLE
- a CDS encoding PqiC family protein, with protein sequence MTDPIKLVLSAALLLLAACRSDPINFHTLTPLQAGDGRPAGADIQIEGISVPPQVDRPQIVIRQGDSGLVILETEWWGASLVDELSSALENQLAKSSLPRRASVRLDVQRFDSVPGRYALLDVRWRLRPTDAGDKALLSCRSTLQTPAGPSIDALVMAHQKNIERLAEAIVRTAGSDQGQCP
- a CDS encoding intermembrane transport protein PqiB; translation: MSAETRDAGPGRPLVKTRRFSVSLVWIVPMVAVLVGLSLVVHSWMQRGPTITVTFKTGSGLTANKTEVKYRNVVIGHVSEVALSKDQKSVDATLELAKEAESFTREDSQFWVVRPRIGAGGVSGIDTLLSGDYIGADTGQATRRAKSFIGLENPPPITYGEPGRRFTLHAPDLGSLDIGSPLYFRKIPVGQVVAYNLDEDGKGVSIEVFVHAPNDRFVTENTRFWNASGIDVNLGANGVAVKTESLSSLLVGGIAFRAPEYSPNDQPAAENRAYELFDDQQTALAPPSGKAQYLRLRFDQSLRGLKVGAPVEFLGVEIGKVVTVNLDYDAQKHSFPVDVGIVIYPQLLGQAHIKLLQAMQHDPSDEAGGARLMGTFIDKGLRAQARTGNLLTGQLYISLDFYPKAPKVAFDPSARPVSIPTIPGSFEKVQEQLQAVVDKLSKLPVDRIANNLDNNLVELRKVLSQFNGKTLPGVQTTLEDVSKTLQSASSTLAEDSPQREQLTQTLDELERMSRSLRELSDYLGRHPESLIRGRPENATPGGLLAPPGQ
- a CDS encoding paraquat-inducible protein A is translated as MSTPPLASELALCLCHSCGKACDISHHAHRCERCGAPLHARKTHSLSRTWAFLLASLVFYVPANLLPVMNTSLFGNGADSTIMSGVLEFWQHGAWDIALIIFIASIAVPGLKFVVLTLLLVTVQRRSTWARRERSGLYRFVELIGYWSMLDVIVVALVAALVKFQSLGEIEPRAGILFFGLVVVFTMLAAMSFDPRLIWDTPDDEEVRDERGNP